The Paenibacillus uliginis N3/975 genome has a window encoding:
- a CDS encoding HAD-IA family hydrolase, whose protein sequence is MYKVLIFDFNGTLVQSKYLVVKLMNDLADKYGYEKIKDEDIEHLASLSIRERLKVMKCPIYKLPMLVADVKKKYKDDVIDLDIVPGIRDVLSRVKSQGMTMGILSSNSEDNIQKFLGIHDSQMFDFVYTASNIFGKEKALRKLLKERGISKDEVLYIGDELRDAEACQNTGIACAMVTWGYDAEELLIQGKPTYLIHEPEELYQIVASV, encoded by the coding sequence GTGTACAAGGTGCTCATTTTTGATTTCAACGGAACGCTCGTCCAGAGTAAATACTTGGTTGTGAAGCTGATGAACGATCTGGCGGATAAATACGGTTATGAGAAGATTAAAGATGAGGATATTGAACACCTGGCTTCCCTCTCGATACGAGAGCGGCTAAAGGTGATGAAATGTCCGATCTACAAGCTGCCGATGCTTGTGGCCGACGTGAAGAAGAAATATAAGGACGATGTGATTGATCTGGACATTGTGCCGGGCATACGTGATGTCCTCTCCAGGGTGAAGTCACAAGGGATGACGATGGGGATTCTGTCGTCCAACAGTGAGGATAACATTCAGAAGTTTCTTGGCATTCATGACAGTCAGATGTTTGATTTCGTATACACGGCGAGCAATATATTCGGTAAGGAGAAGGCACTCCGGAAGCTATTGAAGGAGCGGGGAATCTCGAAGGATGAGGTACTCTACATTGGAGATGAGCTTCGGGATGCGGAGGCCTGCCAGAACACGGGTATTGCTTGCGCCATGGTTACGTGGGGATATGACGCCGAGGAGTTGCTGATTCAGGGAAAACCTACATACCTGATCCATGAACCGGAAGAACTTTATCAGATTGTAGCTTCTGTATGA
- a CDS encoding ABC transporter permease, translating into MLKLMKLELKKHKMGWYWKGALIASFLIIVLIGLISYVEEQDLKEAFSTFDEMFTAMSVMVRVVFVIFAAVLIGKLIINEYNNKTISIMFTYPVPRKKLIAAKLLLIMGITFITILISNVTVIAVFIALNSVLHIIPGTPSMELLINEGIQMLIQGLSAAGISMIPLYFGMRKKSVAATIVSSFILITLLNNNGGFYISSFIVIPITLGIIGLLIAYMSFRNVENVDVV; encoded by the coding sequence ATGCTTAAGTTGATGAAGTTGGAACTGAAAAAGCACAAGATGGGATGGTACTGGAAGGGCGCTCTAATCGCAAGTTTCTTGATCATTGTGCTTATAGGACTTATATCTTATGTTGAAGAACAGGATCTTAAAGAAGCCTTTTCTACATTTGATGAAATGTTTACGGCGATGAGCGTTATGGTGAGAGTGGTGTTTGTTATTTTTGCAGCGGTCCTGATCGGTAAGCTCATTATTAATGAATACAACAACAAGACGATTTCGATTATGTTTACGTATCCGGTGCCGCGTAAGAAGTTGATTGCGGCTAAACTCTTGCTGATTATGGGGATTACTTTCATTACGATCTTGATCTCGAATGTAACGGTGATTGCCGTCTTTATCGCATTGAATTCTGTTCTTCACATCATTCCTGGGACTCCTTCTATGGAGTTGCTCATAAATGAAGGAATCCAAATGTTGATCCAGGGGTTGTCTGCAGCTGGGATTAGCATGATACCTCTGTATTTCGGAATGCGTAAGAAATCGGTAGCGGCAACGATTGTTTCTTCCTTTATTCTCATTACGCTCCTCAACAATAACGGTGGTTTTTACATCAGCTCTTTTATCGTTATTCCGATTACCCTTGGAATCATTGGTCTGTTAATCGCTTATATGTCCTTTAGAAATGTGGAAAACGTGGATGTCGTTTAA
- a CDS encoding ABC transporter ATP-binding protein has translation MSYIISTRNLTKVFNGKEVVSDVSMNISQGQIYGFLGPNGAGKTTVMRMILNLVKPTSGEIELFGEMLKPSSVEMFKRIGSIIEYPIFYDKLTAKENLEIHCEYMGLYNKKAISDALELVKLTGADKKAVAEFSLGMKQRLGMARALVTKPELLILDEPINGLDPAGIKDFRDLFHMLSKEYNMTLFISSHLLSEIEQVADTIGIIQNGVLKEEASMNDLKTRNLGFIEIVTPDCRKAVFVLENSLNIHNFKVIGDDTIRIYQSDVSQPEISKTLILNDVTIESIHHKRTSLEEYFIDQTGGGEKYA, from the coding sequence ATGAGTTATATAATCAGTACCCGCAATTTAACTAAAGTATTCAACGGTAAAGAAGTGGTATCGGATGTCAGCATGAACATTTCCCAAGGACAAATTTACGGATTTCTTGGACCGAACGGTGCAGGTAAGACAACGGTCATGCGAATGATATTGAATCTTGTGAAGCCGACGAGTGGTGAAATTGAGCTGTTTGGAGAGATGCTGAAACCTTCCTCCGTTGAAATGTTCAAGCGCATAGGGAGCATTATCGAATACCCTATTTTTTACGATAAGCTGACGGCAAAAGAAAACCTGGAGATACACTGTGAGTACATGGGCTTGTATAACAAAAAGGCGATCAGTGATGCACTAGAGCTGGTGAAGCTTACCGGAGCGGACAAGAAGGCTGTCGCGGAATTCTCCCTCGGCATGAAGCAAAGACTCGGCATGGCCAGAGCCCTCGTAACGAAGCCTGAACTGCTCATTCTGGATGAGCCTATCAACGGCCTCGATCCGGCAGGCATCAAGGATTTTAGGGATCTGTTTCATATGCTTAGCAAGGAGTATAATATGACCCTGTTTATTTCAAGCCATCTGCTCAGCGAAATTGAGCAGGTTGCCGATACGATTGGCATTATCCAGAACGGTGTCCTTAAAGAGGAAGCCTCGATGAACGATTTGAAAACGCGCAATTTGGGCTTTATCGAAATCGTTACACCAGACTGCCGAAAAGCGGTATTTGTTCTGGAAAACAGCCTGAATATCCACAATTTCAAAGTCATCGGAGATGATACGATCCGTATTTACCAATCGGATGTTTCGCAGCCTGAAATATCGAAGACGCTTATTCTGAACGATGTGACCATTGAGTCTATTCATCATAAGCGTACTTCGCTCGAGGAATATTTCATCGATCAGACGGGTGGAGGAGAGAAATATGCTTAA
- a CDS encoding sensor histidine kinase, translated as MTLFLLGVIVLLTILNIVQYISRRNTARNIQYITDKLEAVMASSSQEQVLLVTQDPGVHTLLNTVNRLLELKRQYEVEFTRTELAMRKMLANISHDLKTPLTVVLGYIEMIAHQPDMEPEEQKRLLTKVHSKAVEIVELINRFFDLAKLESGDRDIPLTRVEMNEICRSSILMFYDLLQSRKLEAVIDIPDTPVYAKGNEEALSRVLDNLLSNAIRYGGDGDKIGVTLRCDDDHVYVDVWDRGKGIGERDQRLIFERMYTLEDSRNQSFQGSGLGLTITKRLVEEMYGDITVRSKPFKSTVFTVKLGRLS; from the coding sequence TTGACCCTCTTTCTGCTGGGCGTCATCGTGCTTCTTACCATATTAAACATCGTTCAGTACATATCACGGAGAAATACTGCGCGAAATATACAGTATATTACCGATAAGCTGGAGGCCGTCATGGCGTCCTCCTCGCAAGAGCAAGTGCTACTCGTCACCCAGGATCCCGGTGTGCACACACTGTTGAATACAGTCAATCGGCTGCTTGAATTGAAACGGCAGTATGAAGTGGAGTTTACCCGGACAGAGCTTGCGATGCGCAAAATGCTGGCGAACATCTCACACGATTTAAAGACACCCCTTACCGTGGTGCTTGGTTATATTGAGATGATTGCACATCAGCCTGATATGGAGCCTGAGGAACAGAAGCGCCTTCTTACCAAGGTTCATTCCAAAGCGGTGGAAATTGTGGAACTGATCAATCGATTTTTTGATTTGGCCAAGCTGGAGTCGGGGGATCGGGACATTCCGTTGACCCGGGTGGAAATGAACGAGATATGTCGCAGTAGCATCCTTATGTTCTACGATTTGCTGCAATCCCGCAAGCTCGAGGCAGTAATAGATATTCCTGATACACCGGTCTATGCCAAAGGGAACGAGGAAGCTCTCAGCCGGGTATTGGACAATCTTCTCTCGAATGCAATCCGCTACGGCGGGGATGGGGACAAGATCGGCGTAACCTTGCGCTGCGATGACGATCACGTCTACGTGGATGTGTGGGATCGGGGAAAAGGAATCGGCGAACGCGATCAGCGGCTTATTTTTGAACGGATGTATACGCTGGAGGATTCCAGAAACCAATCGTTCCAGGGCAGCGGACTCGGGCTTACGATTACGAAAAGGCTAGTGGAGGAAATGTATGGAGACATTACCGTAAGGAGCAAACCCTTTAAATCTACGGTGTTTACCGTCAAACTGGGTCGACTTTCGTGA
- a CDS encoding response regulator transcription factor, which produces MNGTILLVEDDLSIGEMVVSYLSGEGFQLFHAHDGEEALQMFSHQTFDLILLDLMLPKLNGMDFLRIVREKSHVPILILSAKGGEADKAIGLGFGADDYIAKPFSMIELSARVKAAIRRATHYVDKLPQQSRVINVHELSMDMDNLTVSKNGVEVKLTAKELQILQLFLNNPKKVFTKQQIFSSVWNDDYYGDENVINVHMSRLREKIEDEPSAPQYIKTLWGIGYRLGEF; this is translated from the coding sequence ATGAACGGTACCATACTACTTGTTGAAGATGATCTTTCCATTGGAGAAATGGTCGTGAGTTACTTATCCGGTGAGGGATTTCAACTGTTTCATGCCCATGACGGGGAGGAAGCGCTGCAGATGTTCAGCCATCAGACGTTCGATTTAATCCTGCTGGATTTGATGCTGCCGAAGCTTAACGGGATGGACTTCCTCCGAATAGTGAGGGAGAAGAGCCATGTTCCAATCCTGATTTTATCCGCGAAAGGCGGGGAAGCGGACAAGGCGATCGGGCTGGGGTTCGGTGCGGATGACTATATCGCGAAGCCGTTCTCTATGATCGAGCTGTCTGCGAGAGTGAAAGCGGCGATCCGGCGGGCCACACATTATGTCGATAAGCTGCCGCAGCAGTCCCGTGTGATCAACGTACACGAGCTGTCCATGGATATGGATAACCTGACTGTGAGCAAGAACGGAGTAGAGGTCAAGCTGACTGCGAAGGAGCTGCAGATTTTACAGCTTTTTTTGAACAATCCGAAAAAGGTATTTACGAAACAGCAAATATTCAGCTCTGTCTGGAACGATGATTACTACGGAGATGAAAATGTCATTAACGTCCATATGAGCCGATTGCGTGAGAAAATCGAAGACGAACCCTCGGCACCTCAATATATAAAAACACTATGGGGTATCGGATACAGGTTGGGGGAATTCTAG
- a CDS encoding lactonase family protein has protein sequence MMEQDVYFYIGTYGSDQDNGIYLAALNRESGEMQLLDGTSGIENATYLDFDELHRVLYAVSEKEASEVVAYSADPETRKLSVLSRKPTDSSGTCHVSRSRDGKYLFTTGYSDGRITVFALEEGGAVGEITSIIRHSGRGLRDDRQSEAHPHSIFEDPHHKYVVVNDLGMDDVNLYRLEDGKLVTHREISLPPGSGPRHIAFHPSGQWLYGVNELNSTVTVYAYDATFGDLKMLQHISTLPEDVVMDNTGAHVLVSPCGRFLYASNRGHDSIVQYEIDTDTGMLHAVNWVSSGGKTPRHFNILPGGFLVSANQDNGLIASYKIDKDTGKLESTGYTIEVPRPVCICPVEKA, from the coding sequence ATGATGGAGCAGGACGTTTATTTTTACATAGGAACCTATGGTTCTGACCAAGATAATGGTATTTATTTGGCTGCCCTTAACCGGGAGAGCGGAGAGATGCAGCTGCTGGACGGAACATCGGGTATTGAAAATGCAACTTATTTGGACTTTGACGAGCTTCACCGTGTGCTGTATGCAGTCAGTGAAAAAGAAGCTAGCGAGGTCGTGGCATACAGCGCTGATCCAGAAACGCGCAAGCTGAGCGTACTCAGCCGCAAACCGACAGATTCCTCGGGAACCTGTCATGTATCCCGTTCGAGGGATGGGAAATATTTGTTTACAACCGGCTACAGTGACGGGCGGATTACGGTGTTCGCGCTGGAAGAAGGGGGGGCCGTCGGGGAAATCACTTCCATTATCCGCCACAGCGGACGAGGACTGAGGGATGACCGACAGTCCGAGGCACATCCGCACTCCATATTCGAGGATCCTCACCATAAATATGTAGTGGTCAATGATCTGGGGATGGATGACGTCAACTTGTACCGACTCGAGGATGGGAAGCTTGTGACCCACCGGGAGATTAGTCTGCCGCCTGGGTCCGGTCCTCGCCATATTGCCTTCCATCCGTCAGGGCAATGGTTATACGGTGTAAATGAATTGAACAGTACGGTTACCGTGTACGCATATGATGCGACGTTCGGAGACCTGAAGATGCTGCAGCATATTTCCACCCTACCGGAGGACGTGGTTATGGATAACACGGGCGCCCATGTTCTCGTTTCGCCATGCGGTCGCTTCCTGTATGCTTCCAACCGCGGCCATGACAGCATTGTCCAGTATGAGATCGATACGGATACCGGAATGCTGCATGCAGTGAACTGGGTCTCCTCTGGAGGAAAGACCCCGCGTCACTTTAACATTCTGCCAGGCGGCTTCCTCGTATCCGCTAACCAGGACAACGGCTTAATCGCAAGTTATAAAATCGATAAGGATACAGGCAAGCTAGAATCAACCGGATATACGATCGAGGTTCCTCGCCCGGTGTGCATCTGTCCGGTGGAGAAGGCGTAA